A DNA window from Zingiber officinale cultivar Zhangliang chromosome 3A, Zo_v1.1, whole genome shotgun sequence contains the following coding sequences:
- the LOC122053891 gene encoding plasmodesmata-located protein 7-like isoform X2 has product MNNLSFFPFLFAASIAYPAAADDSTSAFIYAGCSQTHYAPGSPSQLNVDSLLSSLASASFASPYSNLTSAVASAAFPAFGLFQCRGDLQPSDCAECVRSALSRISSLCPFAAGAAVQLAGCFLLYGNDSFVGKPDTSVLYKKCGAAAGAGYGPDQIGIRDAALASLTGRGNGPTAGGYRVGAAGYVQAAAQCVGDQSASQCDDCVAVAAAQLRAACGYAVAGDAYLGKCYARFWYNRNGAYNDEADYHHHHDDDETGKTAAIVIGLIVGVALLIMFLTFLRKAGSYGKD; this is encoded by the exons ATGAACAATCTCTCCTTCTTCCCCTTCCTCTTCGCCGCCTCCATCGCCTACCCGGCTGCCGCCGACGACTCCACCAGCGCCTTCATCTACGCCGGCTGCTCCCAGACCCACTACGCCCCAGGATCCCCCTCCCAGCTCAACGTCGACTCTCTCCTCTCCTCCCTCGCATCCGCCTCTTTCGCCTCCCCCTACTCCAACCTCACATCCGCCGTCGCCTCCGCCGCCTTCCCTGCCTTCGGTCTCTTCCAGTGCCGTGGCGACCTCCAGCCCTCCGATTGTGCTGAGTGCGTCCGATCCGCTCTCTCCCGCATCTCCTCCCTATGCCCCTTCGCGGCTGGCGCAGCCGTCCAGCTCGCCGGCTGCTTCCTCCTCTACGGCAACGACTCCTTCGTCGGGAAGCCCGATACCAGCGTCCTCTACAAGAAGTGCGGCGCCGCCGCGGGCGCAGGGTACGGGCCTGATCAGATCGGGATCCGCGATGCAGCCCTAGCCTCCCTGACTGGCAGAGGCAACGGTCCCACTGCTGGCGGATACAGGGTCGGTGCCGCAGGGTACGTGCAGGCGGCGGCGCAGTGCGTCGGGGACCAGAGCGCGAGCCAGTGTGATGACTGTGTGGCGGTGGCGGCGGCGCAGCTCAGGGCCGCGTGCGGGTACGCGGTTGCCGGCGACGCCTACCTCGGCAAGTGCTACGCCAGGTTCTGGTACAACCGCAACGGGGCCTACAACGACGAGGCGGACTACCACCACCACCATGACG ATGATGAAACTGGGAAAACAGCAGCAATTGTCATTGGCCTCATAGTAGGAGTTGCTCTTCTCATAATGTTCCTCACCTTCCTTAGAAAGGCTGGAAGCTATG GAAAAGATTGA
- the LOC122053891 gene encoding plasmodesmata-located protein 6-like isoform X1, producing MNNLSFFPFLFAASIAYPAAADDSTSAFIYAGCSQTHYAPGSPSQLNVDSLLSSLASASFASPYSNLTSAVASAAFPAFGLFQCRGDLQPSDCAECVRSALSRISSLCPFAAGAAVQLAGCFLLYGNDSFVGKPDTSVLYKKCGAAAGAGYGPDQIGIRDAALASLTGRGNGPTAGGYRVGAAGYVQAAAQCVGDQSASQCDDCVAVAAAQLRAACGYAVAGDAYLGKCYARFWYNRNGAYNDEADYHHHHDDDETGKTAAIVIGLIVGVALLIMFLTFLRKAGSYGMFSIPSLTLQPLLFLYPQSFLHFKMHFKLRQKF from the exons ATGAACAATCTCTCCTTCTTCCCCTTCCTCTTCGCCGCCTCCATCGCCTACCCGGCTGCCGCCGACGACTCCACCAGCGCCTTCATCTACGCCGGCTGCTCCCAGACCCACTACGCCCCAGGATCCCCCTCCCAGCTCAACGTCGACTCTCTCCTCTCCTCCCTCGCATCCGCCTCTTTCGCCTCCCCCTACTCCAACCTCACATCCGCCGTCGCCTCCGCCGCCTTCCCTGCCTTCGGTCTCTTCCAGTGCCGTGGCGACCTCCAGCCCTCCGATTGTGCTGAGTGCGTCCGATCCGCTCTCTCCCGCATCTCCTCCCTATGCCCCTTCGCGGCTGGCGCAGCCGTCCAGCTCGCCGGCTGCTTCCTCCTCTACGGCAACGACTCCTTCGTCGGGAAGCCCGATACCAGCGTCCTCTACAAGAAGTGCGGCGCCGCCGCGGGCGCAGGGTACGGGCCTGATCAGATCGGGATCCGCGATGCAGCCCTAGCCTCCCTGACTGGCAGAGGCAACGGTCCCACTGCTGGCGGATACAGGGTCGGTGCCGCAGGGTACGTGCAGGCGGCGGCGCAGTGCGTCGGGGACCAGAGCGCGAGCCAGTGTGATGACTGTGTGGCGGTGGCGGCGGCGCAGCTCAGGGCCGCGTGCGGGTACGCGGTTGCCGGCGACGCCTACCTCGGCAAGTGCTACGCCAGGTTCTGGTACAACCGCAACGGGGCCTACAACGACGAGGCGGACTACCACCACCACCATGACG ATGATGAAACTGGGAAAACAGCAGCAATTGTCATTGGCCTCATAGTAGGAGTTGCTCTTCTCATAATGTTCCTCACCTTCCTTAGAAAGGCTGGAAGCTATGGTATGTTCTCCATCCCCTCTTTGACACTTCAACCTTTGCTTTTCTTATACCCTCAAAGTTTTCTTCATTTCAAAATGCATTTTAAACTCCGCCAGAAATTTTGA
- the LOC122052056 gene encoding E3 ubiquitin protein ligase RIE1-like, with translation MEREEDSTASALLGPVTPPPSQGSASRTSRVVSILGRAAGHRRPSMLVRETAALQLEERRANWAYSRPVVALDIAWNLVFSAVAVVVLGATACERPSVPLRLWIAGYAVQCVFHVFLVWSEYRLRMRVPMDGQAAPNSGDEDSEVVADEDGVGSRQRSFAKRCESLNTILSFLWWILGFFWIISGGNDLIQNAPRLYWLTVVFLAFDVFFTIFCVTLACVIGIALCCCLPCIIAILYSMAGQEGASDADISILPKYQYHVSCEDPEKTAEEGVMIPLNPGRGNLSSERILLHEDAECCICLTPYEDGVELLAMPCNHHFHSSCITKWLRIHATCPLCKYNILKGNDIV, from the exons ATGGAGAGAGAAGAGGATTCGACCGCCTCGGCCCTCCTTGGGCCGGTGACGCCGCCACCGTCTCAGGGCTCAGCCTCCCGGACGAGCCGGGTGGTCTCCATCCTTGGCCGCGCCGCCGGCCACCGAAGGCCATCGATGCTCGTCCGCGAGACGGCGGCGCTCCAGCTGGAGGAACGCCGCGCCAACTGGGCCTACTCCCGCCCGGTTGTGGCGCTTGACATCGCCTGGAACCTGGTCTTCTCCGCCGTCGCCGTCGTGGTGCTCGGCGCCACTGCGTGCGAACGTCCTAGCGTCCCGCTCCGCCTCTGGATCGCGGGCTACGCGGTGCAGTGCGTGTTCCATGTGTTTCTGGTATGGTCGGAGTACCGGCTTAGGATGCGTGTTCCTATGGACGGCCAGGCGGCGCCAAACTCGGGTGACGAGGACAGCGAGGTGGTTGCCGACGAGGATGGTGTTGGAAGCAGGCAGAGGAG CTTTGCTAAACGATGTGAATCACTTAATACCATTCTATCATTTCTGTGGTGGATTTTGGGCTTTTTCTGGATCATCTCTGGTGGCAATGATCTCATACAAAATGCTCCTAGACTCTACTG GTTGACTGTGGTTTTCCTTGCATTTGATGTATTCTTCACGATCTTTTGTGTTACTTTGGCCTGTGTTATCGGGATTGCACTGTGCTGCTGCTTGCCTTGTATCATTGCGATTCTATATTCCATGGCCGGCCAG GAAGGTGCATCAGATGCGGATATTAGCATTCTTCCAAAATACCAGTATCATGTTTCTTGTGAAGATCCAGAAAAGACAGCTGAGGAAGGAGTTATGATCCCCTTGAATCCTGGCCGTGGAAATTTATCAAGTGAACGCATTCTTCTGCATGAAGATGCG GAATGTTGCATTTGCCTCACACCCTACGAAGACGGAGTTGAACTGCTTGCGATGCCATGCAACCATCACTTCCATTCCTCTTGCATCACGAAATGGCTTCGGATCCATGCCACCTGCCCACTCTGCAAGTACAACATTCTCAAGGGAAATGACATTGTTTGA